A genome region from Glutamicibacter arilaitensis Re117 includes the following:
- the groES gene encoding co-chaperone GroES has product MSVSIKPLEDRIVIKQVEAVTTTASGLVIPDSAKEKPQEGTVVAVGPGRIDDNGNRIPLDVAEGDVVLYSKYGGTEVKVGNEEYLVLSARDVLAVVVK; this is encoded by the coding sequence ATGTCTGTCTCCATCAAGCCGCTCGAAGACCGCATTGTCATCAAGCAGGTCGAAGCCGTAACCACCACCGCTTCGGGCCTGGTCATCCCAGACTCCGCTAAGGAAAAGCCACAGGAAGGCACCGTAGTTGCAGTAGGCCCAGGCCGCATCGACGACAACGGCAACCGCATTCCTCTGGACGTTGCTGAAGGCGACGTAGTCCTGTACTCGAAGTACGGCGGAACCGAGGTCAAGGTCGGCAACGAAGAGTACCTGGTGCTCTCGGCTCGCGACGTACTGGCAGTCGTCGTAAAGTAA
- a CDS encoding amino acid permease has protein sequence MIAIGGSIGTGLFVASGGSIAQAGPGGALVAFAAVGLMVYLLMQSLGEMTAKIPVAGSFQTFATRFVSPSFGFAIGWNYWFNWAITVAAELVAAGIVMSFWLPDVPGWVWAGAFLAVLTLLNAMSAKAFGEGEFWLALIKVVTVIAFILAGVLMIFVILGSHTDPLANWTEGKDVFHGGWISIVAVFMIAGFSFQGIELVGVAAGEAKDPRREVPKAVRTVFWRIMLFYIGAIFIIGTLVPFTDPSLLASGEADVASSPFTLVFERAGIAFAAAAMNAVILTAILSAGNSGLYASTRMLYSMAHDGKAPKIFGRTNKRGVPMAALLATAGVGLFGFLTALIGQGAAYAWLLNVSGLCGFIVWVGIAVSHYRFRRGYKAQGFDLSDLPYRAPLFPLGPIVAFVMLLAVIAGQNYEAVAAGRGLEVLSAYIGLPLFLGLWLVHRLVTKSKVVKLSEMDLSAPADIEESAKVRSARTGVTN, from the coding sequence ATGATCGCCATTGGAGGTTCCATCGGCACCGGACTGTTCGTTGCCTCGGGTGGATCCATCGCCCAAGCCGGTCCCGGCGGGGCACTGGTAGCTTTCGCCGCAGTAGGGCTGATGGTCTACCTGCTCATGCAGTCCCTGGGCGAGATGACCGCCAAGATCCCCGTTGCGGGATCCTTCCAGACCTTCGCCACCCGCTTCGTCTCTCCATCCTTCGGCTTTGCCATCGGGTGGAACTACTGGTTCAACTGGGCTATCACCGTGGCGGCCGAGCTGGTGGCCGCTGGAATCGTCATGAGCTTCTGGCTGCCGGATGTTCCCGGTTGGGTCTGGGCCGGAGCGTTCCTTGCCGTACTGACCCTGCTGAACGCCATGTCCGCCAAGGCCTTCGGCGAAGGAGAATTCTGGCTGGCGCTGATCAAGGTAGTCACCGTGATTGCCTTCATTCTCGCTGGCGTCCTGATGATCTTCGTAATTCTCGGAAGCCATACTGATCCACTAGCCAACTGGACCGAAGGCAAAGACGTCTTCCATGGAGGATGGATCTCCATCGTGGCAGTCTTCATGATTGCCGGCTTCTCCTTCCAAGGCATCGAACTGGTAGGCGTCGCCGCAGGCGAAGCCAAAGATCCGCGCCGAGAAGTGCCCAAAGCCGTGCGCACCGTCTTCTGGCGCATCATGCTCTTCTACATCGGCGCCATCTTCATCATCGGTACCCTGGTGCCGTTCACCGACCCGAGCCTGCTGGCCAGCGGAGAAGCCGATGTCGCTTCCTCTCCATTCACCTTGGTCTTCGAGCGTGCCGGCATTGCCTTTGCGGCCGCTGCCATGAATGCAGTGATCCTGACCGCCATCCTCTCGGCAGGCAACTCCGGGCTCTACGCCTCGACGCGCATGCTCTATTCCATGGCCCATGATGGCAAGGCACCGAAGATCTTCGGGCGCACTAATAAGCGCGGAGTGCCCATGGCAGCCTTGCTGGCTACCGCAGGCGTAGGACTATTCGGTTTCCTGACCGCCTTGATTGGCCAGGGTGCCGCCTACGCGTGGCTGCTGAATGTCTCCGGACTATGCGGATTCATTGTCTGGGTGGGTATTGCCGTGTCCCATTACCGCTTCCGCCGCGGCTACAAGGCCCAAGGCTTCGACCTGTCTGACCTGCCCTACCGGGCGCCATTGTTCCCATTGGGTCCCATCGTTGCCTTCGTAATGCTGCTGGCTGTGATTGCCGGTCAGAACTATGAGGCGGTGGCCGCTGGACGGGGCTTAGAAGTGCTCTCGGCCTACATCGGGTTGCCGCTGTTCCTGGGGCTGTGGCTGGTGCATCGGCTGGTCACCAAGTCCAAGGTGGTCAAGCTTTCGGAGATGGATTTGTCAGCTCCTGCGGACATCGAGGAATCGGCCAAGGTGCGCTCTGCGCGAACCGGTGTGACGAACTAG
- a CDS encoding class I SAM-dependent methyltransferase: protein MAQASNDSTLNDQFAALLSPEGWTLLATVDPSMVATKDAAWSLNEKLRKEGHDAQVVRAVISQAELRFRGRVKFGPFADTLIFTPAGLEQATRLMIAGLHARRFVQAGSTHVADLGCGIGADSIALASAGLKVTAVEQDETTAAATTLNLMPFEEARVVHGSAEDVDLTGIDGVWLDPARRTDVAGSTRRLFDPEAFSPPLSFVEKLVDSGLDVGVKLGPGLPHEAIPHGAEAVWISDHGSVVEAGLWFGKLKRPDVARAALVIDKTGAHELTSELTVNQDPLAPVGELQAHLYEPDGAVIRSHLISTLLESTGGHLLDEHIAYFTHAEHLETPFARGFKVLEVHDYNVKKLKSWVKTNGIGSLDIKKRGVDVLPEELRRILLAGAPKSAKKHATLILARVGQNRVAVEVEPH, encoded by the coding sequence ATGGCCCAGGCTTCAAATGATTCAACACTCAACGACCAATTCGCTGCGCTCCTCTCCCCCGAGGGGTGGACTCTGTTAGCGACCGTCGACCCGTCCATGGTGGCGACCAAGGATGCCGCGTGGTCGTTGAACGAAAAACTGCGCAAGGAAGGGCATGACGCCCAGGTAGTGCGAGCAGTGATCTCCCAAGCCGAGCTGCGCTTCCGCGGCCGGGTCAAGTTTGGCCCCTTCGCCGACACCTTGATCTTCACCCCCGCCGGGCTTGAACAGGCCACGCGCCTGATGATCGCCGGGCTTCACGCTCGTCGATTTGTCCAGGCCGGTAGCACTCACGTGGCAGACCTGGGATGCGGCATCGGCGCGGACTCCATCGCCCTGGCCAGTGCCGGGCTCAAGGTCACCGCAGTTGAGCAAGACGAAACAACTGCCGCGGCCACCACGCTGAACTTGATGCCTTTTGAGGAAGCACGTGTAGTTCATGGAAGCGCTGAAGACGTAGACCTCACCGGTATTGACGGTGTCTGGCTAGACCCAGCCCGTCGCACCGACGTAGCAGGCAGTACACGACGACTCTTTGACCCCGAGGCCTTCTCGCCTCCCCTATCGTTTGTTGAGAAGCTCGTTGACTCAGGCCTTGATGTTGGAGTGAAGCTAGGCCCAGGACTGCCCCATGAAGCAATCCCCCACGGCGCCGAAGCCGTGTGGATTTCCGATCACGGCTCGGTCGTGGAAGCAGGTCTGTGGTTCGGCAAGCTGAAACGCCCGGACGTGGCCCGTGCGGCGCTGGTCATCGACAAGACCGGCGCTCACGAACTGACCAGCGAGCTCACTGTGAATCAGGATCCACTGGCTCCCGTCGGCGAACTCCAAGCACACCTCTATGAACCAGACGGTGCGGTGATTCGCTCGCACCTGATTTCCACCCTGCTCGAATCAACCGGTGGACACTTGCTGGACGAGCACATCGCCTACTTCACGCACGCAGAGCATTTAGAGACCCCATTCGCCCGAGGTTTCAAGGTGCTAGAAGTCCACGACTACAACGTGAAGAAGTTGAAGTCCTGGGTAAAGACCAACGGCATTGGCAGCTTGGATATCAAAAAGCGCGGAGTGGATGTGCTGCCCGAGGAGCTGCGCCGCATCTTGCTCGCTGGTGCCCCGAAGTCGGCCAAGAAGCACGCAACACTCATTCTTGCCCGTGTCGGTCAGAATCGTGTGGCCGTCGAGGTGGAACCGCACTAA
- a CDS encoding glutamate--cysteine ligase: protein MQKIEFAKSSQSTIGVEWEIALVNRESADLCSVAEKILDQLKEDAGLGSEDEHPTVKPELLMNTVEVVTGVHNTVAEAAQELRTNVRMLNEVAAKHGVDLYSAGSHPFAAPISQPVTDKERYANLIDRTQWWGRQMVIYGIHVHVGLDDRDKALPITDGLINYQPHFQALSASSPYWGGEDTGYASQRALMFQQLPTAGIPFHFDSWSEYEAYVADMLHTGVIDDISEIRWDVRPVNRLGTVEMRICDGMSSLEDISAITALTQCLVHDMSMAIEAGYKVPVMPAWYRVENKWRAARYGLDAIIILNAQGDEMLVTDHLRAEVKRLAPVAEQLGCTDELQGIIRLIERGAEYQLQRNTFAASGGDFKAVVQENVSRMKAV from the coding sequence GTGCAGAAAATCGAGTTCGCCAAGTCTTCTCAGTCCACCATTGGTGTTGAATGGGAAATCGCTTTGGTCAATCGCGAAAGTGCGGACTTGTGTTCGGTCGCCGAAAAAATCCTTGATCAGCTCAAGGAAGACGCAGGGCTAGGCAGCGAGGATGAGCACCCCACGGTGAAGCCCGAACTGCTGATGAACACCGTTGAGGTAGTCACCGGGGTTCACAACACCGTGGCAGAGGCTGCGCAAGAGCTACGCACCAACGTGCGCATGCTCAATGAAGTGGCTGCTAAACACGGAGTGGATTTGTATTCCGCTGGTTCGCATCCCTTCGCCGCGCCGATCTCTCAGCCAGTGACCGACAAAGAGCGTTATGCAAACCTGATTGACCGTACCCAATGGTGGGGACGGCAAATGGTCATCTACGGCATTCACGTACACGTAGGACTCGATGACCGTGACAAGGCACTGCCAATCACCGATGGTCTGATCAACTACCAGCCACATTTCCAAGCACTCAGCGCCTCCAGCCCCTACTGGGGTGGAGAAGACACCGGCTATGCCTCGCAGCGTGCACTGATGTTCCAGCAGCTGCCAACCGCAGGGATTCCTTTCCACTTTGATTCATGGTCGGAGTACGAAGCCTACGTGGCCGATATGCTCCACACCGGTGTTATCGATGATATCTCTGAAATTCGTTGGGATGTCCGCCCTGTCAATCGTCTAGGTACCGTGGAAATGCGTATCTGTGACGGAATGAGTTCCTTAGAAGATATCTCAGCCATTACTGCGTTGACCCAGTGCTTGGTCCACGACATGTCGATGGCGATTGAGGCCGGGTACAAGGTTCCAGTCATGCCGGCTTGGTACCGGGTGGAGAATAAATGGCGGGCCGCTCGTTACGGCCTGGACGCCATCATTATCCTGAACGCCCAGGGCGATGAGATGTTGGTGACCGATCATCTTCGTGCAGAGGTCAAGCGACTTGCACCGGTAGCGGAACAGTTGGGTTGCACCGATGAATTACAGGGCATAATCCGGCTCATAGAACGCGGTGCCGAATACCAGCTGCAGCGCAATACCTTTGCGGCATCCGGTGGCGACTTCAAAGCTGTGGTGCAGGAGAACGTGTCACGCATGAAGGCCGTGTAA
- a CDS encoding DUF6308 family protein: MHTAQSLGHDVWSYIKGQFSNVQADGSVTPSERAIGYLRTYLTGSNPVVSGQWPAIGRRFEHLGTPDDSPNVITATDLVAVSFLSVNVPPRPAWTILTKRASALTEVLERIPSQLAIEDLGCTAEMYQSESALQELWNLLRRDEEGNLWKMGATTVSKLMARKRPALVPIQDSVVMRELGSADSTYWVQWWQAMHLQIEGLIVVTEFARQLRSSVPEARHLSLLRTLDIAIWMHGKKRIDSV; the protein is encoded by the coding sequence TTGCATACCGCACAATCACTCGGCCACGATGTATGGAGTTACATAAAAGGCCAATTTAGCAACGTACAAGCTGATGGCTCTGTAACCCCGTCGGAACGCGCGATCGGATACCTTCGCACCTATCTCACCGGAAGTAACCCGGTAGTTTCTGGGCAATGGCCCGCCATCGGCAGACGCTTCGAGCATCTCGGCACACCCGACGATAGTCCCAACGTAATCACCGCAACCGATCTTGTCGCAGTTTCTTTTCTCTCCGTTAACGTTCCACCACGACCGGCCTGGACCATCCTCACAAAACGCGCGTCAGCCTTGACCGAAGTACTGGAGAGAATCCCATCGCAACTGGCGATAGAGGATCTAGGGTGCACAGCTGAAATGTACCAATCCGAGTCCGCACTACAGGAGCTTTGGAATCTCCTGCGACGCGATGAGGAAGGTAACCTATGGAAAATGGGAGCAACTACCGTCAGCAAACTTATGGCCCGCAAGCGTCCCGCGCTTGTTCCGATTCAGGACAGCGTAGTCATGCGCGAGCTCGGTTCAGCAGACTCCACTTACTGGGTCCAATGGTGGCAGGCGATGCACCTACAGATCGAAGGCCTCATCGTCGTGACCGAATTCGCTCGTCAGTTGCGCAGTAGCGTACCTGAAGCCAGGCACCTCAGCCTGCTGCGCACACTCGATATCGCCATCTGGATGCATGGCAAGAAACGCATTGATTCGGTCTAG
- a CDS encoding GIY-YIG nuclease family protein produces the protein MTLTLEPILLSAGINPAEVQVIRHAHVREHEGSGLLGIHADSSDEEILRYTSQQSAKTRVFPVDPPSIWIVFVREGGDRARFWSIVENRGEIANDGILRKFDLVVSAQMADLKNRLVIGWRSPRAWRLNGLTAATYPVKEIADARPVAFPGFDQLVLDHSQLQAVMREHRYASWRTALSSVMGVYLITDTSDGRQYIGKADGAENICQRWKAYATNGHGGNVELRGLEPTNFRFSLLRVFDPTTPLREIDTAESHFKLALGTRKHGLNRN, from the coding sequence ATGACGTTGACGCTCGAACCGATCTTGCTGAGTGCCGGCATCAACCCAGCTGAGGTCCAGGTGATACGGCATGCGCACGTCAGAGAGCACGAAGGCTCCGGTTTGCTGGGTATCCACGCTGACTCATCGGACGAGGAAATCTTGAGATATACAAGCCAACAGTCGGCGAAGACACGAGTCTTTCCAGTGGATCCGCCGTCAATCTGGATTGTATTCGTTCGTGAAGGCGGCGATCGGGCACGCTTTTGGTCCATAGTGGAGAATCGCGGGGAGATCGCGAATGATGGGATACTTCGGAAGTTTGATTTGGTTGTTTCGGCACAGATGGCAGACCTAAAAAATCGCCTTGTGATCGGGTGGAGATCGCCGCGAGCTTGGCGGCTAAATGGACTCACTGCGGCGACATACCCAGTCAAAGAGATAGCAGATGCGCGACCGGTGGCTTTCCCAGGCTTCGACCAGCTTGTGTTGGACCACTCGCAACTCCAAGCGGTGATGCGGGAGCACCGCTACGCTTCGTGGCGCACAGCGCTCTCATCGGTGATGGGCGTCTACCTTATTACCGACACAAGTGATGGCCGCCAATACATTGGCAAGGCTGACGGTGCAGAAAATATTTGTCAGCGTTGGAAAGCGTATGCGACCAACGGGCACGGCGGAAACGTCGAGTTGCGCGGCCTCGAACCGACAAATTTTCGTTTCTCGCTGCTACGAGTGTTTGACCCCACGACGCCGTTGCGGGAGATCGATACAGCGGAGAGTCATTTCAAGCTCGCCCTAGGTACGCGCAAACATGGGCTGAACCGCAACTGA